The proteins below are encoded in one region of Knoellia sp. S7-12:
- a CDS encoding cyclase family protein, which produces MSTGRTADGAVVTVVDLAQPVHPGVPTSPNHPGYRHSLLRRHGDAVRVDGTSGANDLLVMGTHTATHLDALAHISHDGLLHGRVSAAQAQAGGRFLDHGVHTVDPIVTTGYLLDVPAVLGVDRLAPGHAVTVAELSQALGDRRPAPGAGLLVRTGWAQLWDAPAAFLDHDGGVPGPDEEGVAWLASHRPCVVGSDTTAFEHIPGGAGHARLPGHRILLVENGIPILEMLDLEQLARAGTKAFTLVAAPLRLVGATGSPLRPIAILH; this is translated from the coding sequence ATGAGTACAGGGCGGACCGCCGACGGGGCGGTCGTGACGGTGGTCGACCTGGCACAGCCGGTGCATCCGGGCGTCCCCACGTCACCGAACCACCCGGGCTACCGTCACTCCTTACTCCGCCGTCACGGTGACGCCGTACGGGTCGACGGCACGTCGGGCGCCAACGACCTGCTTGTGATGGGGACACACACCGCCACGCACCTCGACGCCCTTGCGCACATCAGCCACGACGGTCTGCTGCACGGCCGTGTCTCGGCCGCCCAGGCCCAGGCCGGCGGGCGCTTCCTCGACCACGGGGTCCACACGGTCGACCCCATCGTCACGACGGGCTACCTGCTCGACGTGCCGGCCGTCCTCGGGGTCGACCGGCTCGCCCCCGGCCATGCCGTCACGGTCGCCGAGCTGTCCCAGGCGCTCGGCGACCGTCGACCAGCCCCGGGCGCGGGCCTGCTCGTTCGTACCGGCTGGGCGCAGCTGTGGGACGCCCCCGCAGCCTTCCTCGACCACGATGGCGGGGTACCAGGGCCGGACGAGGAGGGCGTGGCCTGGCTGGCCTCGCACCGGCCGTGCGTCGTCGGCTCGGACACGACCGCGTTCGAGCACATCCCGGGGGGTGCCGGGCACGCCCGCCTGCCGGGACACCGGATCCTCCTCGTGGAGAACGGCATCCCCATCCTGGAGATGCTCGACCTCGAGCAGCTCGCCCGCGCGGGGACGAAGGCGTTCACCCTCGTGGCCGCTCCTCTGCGGCTCGTCGGCGCCACCGGCTCCCCCCTGCGGCCGATCGCCATCCTTCACTGA
- a CDS encoding thiamine pyrophosphate-binding protein, with the protein MRTVRDAAFEVLRQQGLTRIFANPGSTEVALLADLPDDLDFVLGLHEGSVVGMASGYALATGSPALVLLHTTAGFGNAVGAIATARTNKAPLVILVGQQDRRHVASEPFLAGHLDGLAGAYAVSSRQPARAADVPAAIARAAHEAALHRGPAVVVVPMSDWAESADDTIAVPAPVRLRVCRGVDEEVGAELAAVLDGASNPVLVVGPGADSADGWAGLGALADRLDCPVWQEAHGSQAGFPQDSSRFRGHLPAGRAALRDALAPHDVVLVAGGPAFRQGTWEQGHFVTAGTTVLVVTADPEEATYSAAHLAVVGDVARVMTDLAERVAPRHAPEAQPPRSRMVLPPQGSLRAEHVFAALADRLPEEATVFEESPSSRRLLLDLMPTRRPFGFVTVAQGGLGFALPASIGVRMARPNRPVVALLGDGASLYNIQGLWSAQHYRVGALFVVLSNGGYAVMDRLAAGHGGKPPWPAFTEVSVSTIAAGFGCATSRVTTHDELTDQLDRILPTLGERTEPLLLEVVVEATA; encoded by the coding sequence GTGCGCACCGTGCGGGATGCAGCATTCGAGGTCCTGCGGCAACAAGGGCTGACGCGGATCTTCGCGAACCCCGGTTCGACTGAGGTCGCCCTGCTGGCCGACCTGCCTGACGACCTCGACTTCGTCCTGGGGCTGCACGAGGGCTCCGTCGTCGGGATGGCCTCCGGTTACGCTCTGGCGACGGGGTCACCGGCGCTTGTCCTGCTGCACACGACGGCCGGGTTCGGCAACGCGGTCGGAGCGATCGCGACGGCCAGGACCAACAAGGCCCCCCTCGTCATCCTCGTCGGCCAGCAGGACCGCCGTCATGTCGCCTCAGAACCCTTCCTCGCGGGCCACCTCGACGGACTGGCCGGCGCCTATGCCGTCTCGAGCCGGCAGCCGGCCCGAGCGGCTGACGTACCGGCGGCCATTGCGCGTGCAGCCCACGAGGCCGCCCTCCACCGTGGTCCGGCCGTGGTTGTCGTCCCCATGAGCGACTGGGCGGAGTCAGCCGACGACACCATCGCGGTGCCTGCCCCCGTGCGCCTTCGTGTTTGTCGTGGCGTCGATGAGGAGGTTGGCGCGGAGCTGGCCGCTGTCCTCGACGGCGCCAGCAACCCGGTCCTTGTCGTTGGTCCTGGCGCTGACTCTGCTGACGGCTGGGCCGGCCTGGGTGCCCTCGCTGACCGGCTCGACTGCCCCGTGTGGCAGGAGGCGCACGGGTCGCAGGCGGGCTTCCCCCAGGACTCATCACGGTTCCGTGGCCACCTGCCGGCGGGTCGTGCGGCGCTGCGCGACGCGCTGGCGCCTCACGACGTCGTCCTCGTCGCCGGTGGTCCGGCTTTCCGCCAGGGGACATGGGAGCAAGGACACTTTGTTACGGCGGGCACCACGGTCCTGGTCGTCACGGCGGACCCGGAGGAAGCGACCTACAGCGCGGCCCACCTCGCCGTAGTCGGCGACGTGGCGCGAGTCATGACGGATCTGGCAGAGCGGGTGGCACCCCGACACGCGCCTGAGGCACAGCCGCCCCGTTCACGCATGGTGCTGCCCCCACAGGGCAGCCTGCGTGCCGAGCACGTTTTCGCCGCTCTGGCCGACCGGCTACCCGAGGAAGCGACCGTCTTCGAGGAGAGCCCGTCCAGCCGTCGCCTCTTGCTCGATCTGATGCCCACCCGCCGACCCTTCGGCTTTGTCACCGTGGCACAGGGCGGGCTGGGGTTCGCGCTGCCGGCGAGCATCGGCGTGCGGATGGCCCGCCCGAACCGCCCCGTCGTCGCGCTGCTGGGCGACGGCGCGTCGCTCTACAACATCCAGGGACTGTGGAGCGCCCAGCACTACCGGGTCGGGGCGCTGTTCGTCGTCCTATCCAACGGTGGGTATGCCGTGATGGACCGGCTGGCTGCCGGCCACGGCGGCAAGCCGCCGTGGCCGGCATTTACCGAGGTGAGCGTGTCGACGATCGCAGCCGGGTTCGGTTGTGCAACCAGCCGCGTAACGACCCACGACGAGCTGACCGACCAGCTCGATCGCATCCTTCCGACCCTCGGAGAGCGCACCGAGCCGCTCCTGCTCGAGGTCGTCGTGGAGGCCACAGCCTGA
- a CDS encoding MmgE/PrpD family protein yields MTTTPSPAAGPLTAARGSRPDGPPAAVGSGATYDIAAFAAGAVARRAGADQADAVLTALVDTVAVTVAGMSTPAVRILLEVLEAEPAPGDCRLWGSALAVGPSAAALINGTAAHALDWDDASPTMPMHPAAVLLPALVAQAARTGATTDSFVSAYAVGSAVFRAVSEVLPLEVHYGRGWHNTSTTGRLAATAALAALTGLGLEETRHALGVAASMASGSLANFGTMTKPLHAGLAARDAVTAVALAQRGFTSRHTQLEATGGFFALFGDTDDVRLRELPERLRRWESTWRDDWVIKRYPSCYATHRAIDAVLDLRTSVHPEAVSSVEVTVHAGGLRPLLAHLPSTGLEGKFSLPYTVARAVRSGHVRLTDFTDEAVLDPALRPLVEGVVVREGPDPDVQGSTEPFTVVTIHTNDDQVHTRRVDVSRGDARNPMSTTELMDKAVEAFEFVGWAPAPTHDLLAGLASLWAGGDLGGLQDVLAGEGATGVRRGLA; encoded by the coding sequence ATGACGACCACGCCCAGCCCTGCTGCGGGACCCTTAACCGCGGCTCGTGGCAGCCGCCCGGACGGGCCACCCGCTGCAGTCGGCAGCGGAGCGACGTACGACATTGCGGCCTTCGCCGCGGGCGCCGTGGCGCGCAGGGCCGGAGCCGATCAGGCCGACGCGGTGCTTACGGCCCTCGTGGACACGGTTGCGGTCACGGTTGCCGGGATGAGCACGCCCGCGGTGCGGATCCTCCTCGAGGTGCTCGAGGCGGAGCCGGCACCGGGGGACTGTCGGCTCTGGGGGTCGGCTCTGGCGGTCGGCCCCTCGGCCGCGGCCTTGATCAACGGTACGGCGGCCCACGCCCTGGACTGGGATGACGCGTCCCCGACCATGCCGATGCACCCCGCCGCGGTGCTGCTTCCCGCCCTCGTGGCGCAGGCGGCCCGGACGGGTGCGACGACAGATTCCTTCGTCTCGGCATACGCGGTGGGCTCGGCGGTCTTCCGTGCGGTGTCGGAGGTGCTGCCGCTCGAGGTCCACTACGGCAGGGGGTGGCACAACACCTCGACGACGGGGCGCCTCGCGGCGACGGCGGCCCTGGCCGCCTTGACCGGGCTTGGCCTCGAGGAGACGCGTCACGCATTGGGCGTGGCCGCCTCCATGGCCTCGGGGAGCCTCGCGAACTTCGGCACGATGACCAAGCCCCTGCATGCGGGCCTGGCAGCACGTGACGCCGTCACTGCGGTGGCTCTGGCGCAGCGGGGGTTCACCTCCCGTCACACCCAGTTGGAGGCAACCGGAGGGTTCTTCGCTCTCTTCGGTGACACCGACGACGTCCGGCTGCGCGAGCTGCCAGAGCGCCTGCGACGCTGGGAAAGCACGTGGCGAGACGACTGGGTGATCAAGCGCTACCCATCGTGCTACGCCACGCACCGGGCCATCGATGCGGTTCTCGACCTGCGAACGAGCGTCCACCCCGAGGCGGTGTCCTCCGTTGAGGTCACCGTGCACGCGGGCGGGTTGAGGCCCTTACTGGCGCACCTGCCCAGCACCGGCTTGGAGGGCAAGTTCAGCCTCCCGTACACGGTGGCTCGAGCCGTGCGCTCTGGACACGTGCGACTGACCGACTTCACCGACGAGGCCGTACTCGACCCGGCTCTGCGCCCGCTGGTCGAGGGCGTCGTGGTCCGAGAGGGGCCCGATCCCGACGTGCAGGGCTCGACGGAGCCGTTCACGGTGGTGACGATCCACACGAACGACGACCAGGTCCACACGCGGCGCGTCGATGTAAGTCGCGGCGACGCGCGTAACCCGATGAGCACCACCGAGCTGATGGACAAGGCCGTCGAGGCCTTCGAGTTCGTGGGGTGGGCCCCGGCACCGACCCACGACCTGCTGGCCGGGCTCGCGTCACTCTGGGCCGGCGGCGACCTCGGTGGCCTGCAGGACGTCCTTGCTGGTGAGGGCGCGACGGGGGTACGGAGGGGGCTGGCATGA
- a CDS encoding CoA ester lyase: MRDDVATWLYVPADRLPELLTKAARSADGIVVDLEDAVHPSSRPRARAALGPTFGADSGFPAGLLKTLPIVVRVNRVDSPDFAADLAAVGPLLRAGTVHGIRLPKVESAAEVDAAFAQTRRFRDAPHLVPLIESARGLSKAQEIADAFGVHSITLGESDLRADLSLPRGASDTGLLLSRLTIVQAARAAGLPSPVGSVHPSVTDLDGLRRSCDVLRELGFYGRSVIHPRQVPVVREAFAPSTDEVTWATDVLDKAAAMDAAGSAAATLADGSFVDPAILRLAEHIRKRAHA, encoded by the coding sequence GTGCGTGACGACGTTGCCACCTGGCTGTACGTTCCCGCGGATCGTCTCCCGGAGCTGCTGACCAAAGCGGCACGCTCTGCCGACGGCATCGTCGTGGACCTCGAGGACGCGGTGCATCCTTCGTCACGGCCCCGTGCCCGGGCTGCCCTGGGCCCAACCTTCGGAGCCGACTCCGGGTTCCCGGCAGGGTTGTTGAAGACCCTTCCTATCGTCGTGCGCGTCAACAGGGTCGACTCGCCAGACTTCGCGGCCGACCTCGCTGCCGTCGGGCCGCTGCTTCGCGCCGGCACCGTCCACGGCATCCGCCTCCCCAAGGTGGAGTCGGCCGCGGAGGTCGACGCCGCGTTTGCCCAGACCCGACGCTTCCGCGACGCGCCACACCTCGTCCCCCTCATCGAGTCGGCGCGTGGCCTCTCGAAGGCACAAGAGATCGCCGACGCCTTTGGGGTGCACTCGATCACGTTGGGAGAGAGCGACCTTCGCGCTGACTTGAGCCTTCCCCGTGGGGCGAGCGACACCGGGCTGCTGCTCTCCCGCCTCACCATCGTGCAGGCTGCGCGCGCTGCGGGGCTGCCATCGCCCGTGGGCAGCGTCCACCCCAGTGTCACCGACCTCGACGGGCTTCGTCGGTCGTGTGACGTCCTGAGGGAGCTCGGCTTCTACGGGCGATCGGTCATTCACCCGCGTCAGGTCCCCGTGGTCCGTGAGGCGTTCGCGCCGAGCACGGACGAGGTCACGTGGGCCACGGACGTGCTGGACAAGGCGGCCGCCATGGACGCCGCAGGCTCTGCCGCTGCGACGCTGGCCGACGGAAGCTTCGTGGACCCGGCGATCCTGCGCCTCGCGGAACACATCAGGAAGCGGGCGCACGCATGA
- a CDS encoding FAD-dependent monooxygenase, whose product MHVVLAGGGVGGMTAALALLQRGVDVTVLEQAPALTEVGAGIQISPNGNRALDHLGVFETLRKQSCDPVRKEFRLWNTGRPWPMFDLGPMAVERYGYPYLTVYRPDLLKALENAVRALGADVILLGSRVAGVDQDASSASVVLDDGTRVTGDVVIGADGVRSVVRNTVWGPSNPEFSGMVAWRGLIPMDDLPKHLRTPVGSTWIGPGGHAVTYPLHGGTLMNFVATIEGKKWTAAGGTEPGTAEECHADFAGWHEDIHTFITASPRLLKWALLSRDPIPAWTSGRVSLLGDAAHATLPFLAQGAVHAIEDGVVLARAIEAYADDPTKALTRYETARIERTSRMVRGATANTERFHSRELVTEERAEPYLQREWSIEPIADRYDWLYSYDVVTTPV is encoded by the coding sequence ATGCATGTTGTCCTGGCAGGCGGTGGCGTCGGTGGCATGACCGCGGCGCTGGCACTTCTGCAGCGCGGGGTGGACGTCACCGTGCTCGAACAAGCCCCCGCCCTCACCGAGGTCGGTGCCGGCATTCAGATCAGCCCCAACGGCAACCGGGCGCTGGACCACCTCGGGGTCTTCGAGACCCTGCGCAAGCAGTCCTGCGACCCGGTCCGCAAGGAGTTCCGGCTCTGGAACACCGGTCGGCCCTGGCCGATGTTCGATCTCGGGCCGATGGCAGTCGAGCGATATGGCTACCCGTACCTCACGGTGTACCGTCCCGACCTGCTCAAGGCTCTGGAAAATGCCGTGAGGGCTCTGGGGGCGGACGTCATCCTGCTCGGTTCGCGCGTGGCGGGAGTCGACCAGGACGCGTCAAGCGCGTCCGTGGTCCTCGACGACGGCACTCGGGTGACCGGCGACGTCGTCATCGGCGCCGATGGGGTGCGTTCCGTGGTGCGCAACACGGTGTGGGGACCGAGCAACCCGGAGTTCTCCGGCATGGTCGCCTGGCGGGGGCTCATCCCGATGGACGACCTTCCGAAGCACCTGCGTACGCCGGTGGGCTCGACGTGGATCGGTCCGGGCGGCCACGCAGTCACCTACCCCCTCCATGGAGGCACGTTGATGAACTTCGTGGCGACGATCGAGGGCAAGAAATGGACCGCCGCAGGCGGGACCGAACCCGGGACCGCCGAGGAGTGCCATGCCGACTTCGCCGGCTGGCACGAGGACATCCACACGTTCATCACCGCCTCGCCCCGATTGCTCAAGTGGGCCCTACTCAGCCGTGACCCCATCCCCGCCTGGACGTCGGGGCGGGTCAGTCTGCTGGGTGACGCCGCCCACGCGACGCTGCCCTTCCTGGCGCAGGGAGCCGTCCACGCCATCGAGGACGGCGTCGTGCTCGCTCGGGCGATCGAGGCGTACGCCGACGACCCCACCAAGGCGCTCACCCGCTACGAGACGGCAAGGATCGAGCGGACGAGCAGGATGGTGCGCGGCGCCACAGCCAACACCGAACGGTTCCACAGCCGAGAGCTCGTCACCGAGGAGCGAGCCGAGCCCTACCTCCAGCGCGAGTGGAGCATCGAACCGATCGCCGACCGCTACGACTGGCTCTACTCGTACGACGTGGTGACGACTCCGGTCTGA
- a CDS encoding CoA transferase translates to MSTTPRAPAPTTSAGGVTTGPAVSGSGPASALGDLRILDVATLFAGPSAATVLADFGADVIKIEHPRKPDPARTHGQSKNGVGLWWKILGRNKRAITLDLSNEEGQEIFLDLVRTADVVIENFRPGTLERWNLGYDRLREVNPRLILTRVTGFGQTGPRRNEPAFGTIAEAMSGFAHSTGQPDGPPTLPPLALADNISGLAAAIATLTALHRRERTGEGQVIDLAIIEPILAMLGSQVTVYDQLGIVAQRRGNRSENNAPRNTYRTGDGDWVAISTSAHSIAERVMTLVGRPELVQEEWFHDGFQRAQHADELDEAVGSWIAERPTSEVVEEFSKAQAALAVVYDVAGVVADPQYAAIGAIATVEDADLGPVRMPNVLFRMSESPGAIRHTGRSHGADTERVLTELGIDPDRQARLRAGGVI, encoded by the coding sequence ATGTCAACGACCCCGCGGGCGCCCGCGCCGACGACGTCCGCAGGCGGCGTCACCACCGGTCCGGCGGTCTCCGGTTCGGGGCCGGCCTCGGCTCTCGGCGACCTCCGGATCCTCGACGTCGCCACGCTGTTCGCCGGACCCTCGGCTGCCACCGTCCTCGCCGACTTCGGAGCGGACGTCATCAAGATCGAGCACCCCCGCAAGCCGGACCCCGCCCGCACCCATGGGCAGAGCAAGAACGGCGTTGGTTTGTGGTGGAAGATCCTAGGCCGCAACAAGAGGGCCATCACCTTGGACCTGTCGAACGAGGAGGGCCAGGAGATCTTCCTTGACCTGGTCCGCACCGCGGACGTGGTCATCGAGAATTTCCGCCCCGGCACGCTGGAGCGGTGGAACCTCGGGTACGACCGGCTGCGGGAGGTGAACCCCCGGCTCATCCTCACCCGGGTTACCGGTTTCGGGCAGACCGGTCCCCGGAGGAACGAGCCGGCTTTCGGCACGATCGCGGAGGCCATGAGTGGGTTCGCCCACTCCACGGGACAACCGGACGGGCCGCCCACCCTGCCCCCGCTGGCACTCGCCGACAACATCAGTGGCCTGGCCGCTGCCATCGCGACGCTGACCGCCCTGCACCGCCGCGAGCGCACGGGTGAGGGACAAGTCATCGATCTTGCCATCATCGAGCCGATTCTGGCCATGCTCGGCTCGCAGGTAACGGTGTACGACCAGCTCGGCATCGTTGCCCAGCGCCGCGGGAACCGGTCCGAGAACAACGCCCCCCGCAACACCTATCGCACCGGTGACGGCGACTGGGTCGCGATCTCGACCAGCGCGCACTCGATCGCGGAGCGGGTGATGACGCTCGTCGGCCGACCCGAGCTCGTGCAGGAGGAGTGGTTTCACGACGGCTTCCAGCGGGCTCAGCATGCTGACGAGCTTGACGAGGCGGTCGGCTCGTGGATCGCCGAGCGGCCGACGTCCGAGGTCGTGGAGGAGTTCTCGAAAGCACAGGCCGCGCTCGCAGTGGTGTACGACGTCGCCGGTGTCGTCGCCGACCCGCAGTATGCCGCGATCGGCGCCATCGCCACGGTGGAGGACGCTGATTTGGGTCCGGTCCGCATGCCTAACGTGCTCTTCCGCATGTCCGAGTCCCCGGGCGCGATCCGACACACGGGACGCTCTCACGGGGCCGATACGGAAAGGGTCCTGACCGAGCTGGGCATCGACCCAGACCGGCAGGCGCGGCTCCGAGCCGGAGGAGTGATCTGA
- a CDS encoding acyl-CoA dehydrogenase family protein — MAQDWLAEDFLTEDQEALRDTVSDIAKKYDMQYWIDVEEAGRYPAEWVKELTDGGWLSLLIPEEYGGGGGTIPDAALFLETLNRWGGNAGAIHAQMYQMGAILRHGSDEQKRQWLPQIANDGLRLQSFGITEPDAGTDTTRIRTFAAREGDEYVVNGGKIYTSRFHQTDLMLLLVRTEKYEDVEKKTDGMTVLLVDVREAKENGQIEYRPIKVMSGHHTNQLSITNLRVPVENRIGEEGKGFKVILSGMNAERLLVSSEYIGSGLYFMDRAVQYAKEREVFGRPIGMNQGIQFPLATAFTELRAASLMRWHAAEVFQAGSRDGFYANTAKLLSSKALWNAANAAMDTFGGAGLASEYGIEQKFRAARGPMIAPISTNLVLAGIAHRDLGMPKSF; from the coding sequence ATGGCCCAGGACTGGCTCGCCGAGGACTTCCTTACGGAGGACCAAGAGGCGTTGCGCGACACCGTCTCTGACATCGCCAAGAAGTACGACATGCAGTACTGGATCGACGTCGAGGAGGCCGGCCGCTACCCCGCCGAGTGGGTCAAGGAACTCACCGACGGAGGGTGGCTCTCGCTGCTCATCCCCGAGGAGTACGGCGGCGGGGGTGGCACCATCCCGGACGCGGCCCTCTTCCTCGAAACCCTCAACCGCTGGGGCGGCAACGCCGGCGCGATCCACGCGCAGATGTACCAGATGGGCGCCATCCTGCGACACGGAAGTGACGAGCAGAAGCGGCAGTGGCTGCCGCAGATCGCGAACGACGGTCTGCGCCTGCAGTCGTTCGGGATCACGGAGCCCGACGCCGGCACCGACACGACCCGTATCCGAACCTTCGCGGCGCGTGAGGGCGACGAGTACGTCGTCAATGGTGGCAAGATCTACACGTCGCGATTCCACCAGACCGACCTCATGCTCCTGCTCGTGCGGACGGAGAAGTACGAGGACGTGGAAAAGAAGACCGACGGCATGACCGTTCTGCTGGTCGACGTGCGAGAGGCCAAGGAGAACGGCCAGATCGAGTACCGGCCGATCAAGGTCATGTCCGGTCACCACACGAACCAGCTGTCGATCACCAACCTTCGCGTTCCCGTCGAGAACCGGATCGGCGAGGAGGGTAAGGGCTTCAAGGTCATCCTGTCGGGAATGAACGCGGAGCGCCTCCTCGTGTCGAGTGAGTACATCGGGTCGGGCTTGTACTTCATGGACCGCGCCGTGCAGTACGCCAAGGAGCGTGAGGTGTTCGGTCGCCCGATCGGGATGAACCAGGGCATCCAGTTCCCGCTCGCCACTGCCTTCACCGAGCTGCGCGCGGCGAGCCTCATGCGCTGGCACGCGGCAGAGGTGTTCCAGGCGGGAAGCCGCGACGGCTTCTACGCCAACACCGCGAAACTGCTGTCCTCCAAAGCGTTGTGGAACGCCGCGAACGCCGCCATGGACACGTTCGGAGGTGCCGGTCTCGCCTCCGAATACGGTATCGAGCAGAAGTTCCGGGCGGCGCGTGGTCCGATGATCGCCCCGATCTCGACCAATCTTGTTCTCGCAGGCATCGCGCACCGCGACCTGGGCATGCCGAAGAGTTTCTGA
- a CDS encoding MmgE/PrpD family protein, with amino-acid sequence MAAAGTTPMTGTAVARLGAFAAEVAENAPEHVLVDARQRLLDVVGISVAALGTGPAQVAHSLARRWGGAAVALAIGLEDRLPAPSAALVNGTLAHALDFDDTHVPSILHPSASVVPAALAAAEEAGAHGRTLLAAITVGNEIAIRLGNAGYDPRINNSVFFERGLHATSICGAVGAAAGAGVAMGLDAERLAHAMAIACSMGAGLLEANRAGGSVKRMHCGWAAHSGVVAAQAAEAGLTGPPTVLEGRFGFFQAYCGDTYDEAALLDGLGVRWETASCFVKPYPTNVFTHTGIDAAIALRARGLRPADVESVRIGVAGATLRTIAQPREAKIRPESGYHAQFSGPFTFTLALRGGGGLGLYLDDFTDEAVRDPRNLDLAARVEHVADARCEAIFPLQFPSVVEVRTTDGRMLSQEVLANRGTAERPLTDAEIQVKYDLNARRLGAGADVLADRISGLFDTTSVAGLLAL; translated from the coding sequence ATGGCTGCCGCCGGAACCACCCCCATGACCGGTACCGCCGTCGCACGCCTCGGAGCGTTCGCGGCAGAGGTCGCAGAGAACGCCCCAGAGCATGTGCTCGTCGACGCAAGACAAAGACTGCTGGACGTCGTCGGCATCTCGGTCGCCGCACTCGGCACCGGTCCGGCGCAGGTGGCTCACTCGCTCGCCCGCCGTTGGGGGGGTGCGGCAGTCGCCCTCGCGATCGGTCTCGAGGACCGGCTCCCGGCTCCGTCAGCCGCGCTCGTCAATGGCACCTTAGCCCACGCCCTCGACTTCGACGACACGCACGTTCCGTCGATCCTGCATCCCAGCGCATCAGTGGTGCCTGCCGCGCTCGCTGCCGCCGAGGAGGCCGGGGCTCACGGCCGGACACTTCTCGCCGCGATTACGGTCGGCAACGAGATCGCGATCCGGCTCGGCAACGCCGGGTACGACCCACGCATCAACAACTCGGTCTTCTTCGAGCGTGGCCTGCATGCGACGTCGATCTGTGGTGCCGTCGGCGCGGCGGCCGGGGCGGGTGTCGCCATGGGCCTGGACGCCGAGCGGCTGGCCCACGCGATGGCCATCGCCTGCAGCATGGGAGCGGGCCTGCTCGAGGCCAACCGGGCCGGAGGGTCGGTCAAGCGGATGCATTGCGGGTGGGCCGCCCACAGCGGCGTGGTGGCAGCACAGGCCGCGGAGGCCGGACTGACCGGTCCCCCGACGGTCCTCGAGGGACGGTTCGGTTTCTTCCAGGCCTACTGCGGTGACACCTACGACGAGGCGGCGCTGCTCGACGGACTCGGTGTGCGGTGGGAGACGGCCTCCTGCTTCGTGAAGCCCTACCCGACGAACGTGTTTACCCACACGGGTATTGACGCGGCCATCGCTCTCCGGGCACGGGGGCTGCGGCCCGCAGACGTGGAGTCGGTCCGGATCGGCGTGGCGGGCGCGACCCTGCGAACGATTGCTCAACCGCGCGAGGCCAAGATCCGTCCCGAGTCCGGCTACCACGCCCAGTTCAGCGGACCCTTCACCTTCACTCTGGCGCTGCGCGGCGGAGGCGGCCTCGGTCTCTACCTCGACGACTTCACCGACGAGGCAGTGCGGGACCCGCGCAACCTCGACCTTGCGGCGCGCGTCGAGCACGTGGCCGACGCACGTTGTGAGGCGATCTTCCCCCTGCAGTTCCCTTCGGTCGTCGAGGTGCGCACCACCGACGGACGGATGCTCTCCCAAGAGGTCCTCGCCAATCGTGGCACCGCCGAGCGACCCCTCACGGACGCCGAGATACAGGTCAAGTACGACCTGAACGCACGCCGGCTGGGAGCTGGGGCCGACGTCCTCGCCGACCGCATCTCCGGCCTGTTCGACACGACGTCGGTCGCGGGTCTGCTCGCCCTCTGA